The DNA segment GACGACTGCTGCGATAACGGCAACCCTCCTCATTCCCGATCCCCCGCGCATGCAAAATGAATGTTTTCACTCTCCAACATCCCCTCCCCGCCTGTCAAGGATCACGACGCCTTGCGCATCCCCGCGGCACGCACTTCGGGTGAAACATCGCCGGCGAACCGGGCGAAATTTTCCTCGAACATCTTCCCGAGCTTGCTTGCCTGCGCATCGTACGCCTTCGGGTCTTTCCACGTATCCCGGGGGTTCAGCACTTCCTTCGGCACGCCCGGACATTCCCGTGGAACGATAAGGCCGAAAAACGGTTCTTCGGCCATTTCCGCCGCATCGAGCTCGCCGGACAGCGCCGCCCGCAGGATTGCGCGGGTGTGGGGAAGGCTGATCCTGCTCCCGACGCCGAAAGGCCCGCCGCTCCAGCCCGTATTGATAAGCCAGACCTTGGTATCGTGCTTCATGATCTTATCGCCGAGAAGCTTGGCGTATGCGACCGGATTCCTGACCATAAACGGCGCGCCGAAACAGGCGCTGAAAGTGGCCTGCGGCTCGACTATGCCGCGTTCGGTCCCGGCCACCTTGGCCGTGTAACCCGAGAGGAACTGGTATTTCGCCTGCGCCGGGGTCAGGCGGGCGACCGGCGGAAGCACGCCGAAAGCGTCCGCCGTCAGCATCACGATATTCCGGGGATGGCCCGCGACCCCCACGCGCATCGCCTTGGGAATGTGGGAGAGGGGGTAGGACGCACGCGTGTTTTCCGTCAACGAATCGTCGGAAAGGTCGAGGTGGCGCGTCGCCGTATCCATGACCACGTTCTCGAGAATGGTGCCGAACCGGCGGGTCGTCGCGTAGATCTCCGGTTCCGTCCCGGGGGATAGCCGGATCGCCTTTGCGTAGCACCCCCCCTCGAAATTGAAGATCCCCTTGTCGCTCCATCCATGTTCGTCGTCGCCTATCAGCGTCCGCTCCGGGTCGGCGGACAAGGTGGTTTTTCCCGTCCCCGATAGCCCGAAAAGGACCGCCGCGCCGTTTCCGTCCGCGCTGCAGTTGGCGGAGCCGTGCATCGGGAGGACTCCCTTCGGCGGAAGGAGATAGCTCATCACCGTGAAGACGGCCTTTTTGATTTCCCCCGCGTACAGCGTTCCGCCGATGAGGACTTCGCGGCGTCCCATGTGTATCAGGATGAAGACCTCGGAGCGGGTGCCGTCCCGTCCGGGCCTCGCATGGAACCCAGGGACATCGATCACCGTGAACGCCGGGACATGCCGCGCAAGCCGTGCAGGGTCCGGTTCGTGAAGGAACATGTTCCGGGCGAACAGGCTGTGCCAGGCCGTCTGCGTCACGATCCGGATCGGAACACGATAGTCGGGATCCGCCCCCACGAAACAATCCTGAACGAAAAGCTCCTGTCCCTGGAGATAGGCGAGGAGATGGAAGCGCAAGGCGTCGTAGTTCCATTCGTCGAACGGGAGATTGATTTTCCCCCACGCTATATCCTTTTCGCTCGAGGGCTCCCGGACGAAGAACCTATCGTTCGGAGAGCGGCCGGTGTACTCTCCCGTATGGACGACCAGCGGTCCGCGATGCGCCAGCAACCCTTCCCTCCGCTGCAGCGCATGTTCATATAGTGATGGCGTGGAAAGGTTCCACCAGACAGTGCCCGTATTTACGATGCCATGCGCCCCCAGGTCCTGCGATTTTCTTTTTCTCCCGTTGCCCGCCATAATCACCCCCCACGAATGGAATCCCGTCCCCTTCCCTTGCCCGTATTTCCAGCCAAGCTTCCGCCGCGACGGCGATACTCCCCCCCGCCGCCCTTGGCATTGCGTATGTGCTTATTCCCATTACTGGAATTTCATCTTACATTCTACCTGCCCCTTGCGAAACTGTTTCCTGCGCTCCCACAAACTTTCCTGTTATATTGGACGCAACTTCCGAAAACAGGAGGTTCGCGATGAGAAAAAGAACCTGGATCCAGGCCGCCGTAATCGTCCTTGCGCTGGCCATCGGCGGATGCACCGTGATGGAAAGCACCCACGTGAAAAAGGTGAACGAGGCGGATGGTCTCGCCAGGGAACTTGCAGCCCTTCAGCAGAAATACAAGGACCTTTCCTTCGAGAACTCGATGCTCAAGGCCAGGGTCGCCGTTCTGACATCGGACCTGGAAAAGGCCTCCGGGGAGAAGGAAAAACTGGCCGCCGACAACAAGGAGCTCGAGAACGTGCTGAAAGCGAAATCCGACTCCCTGTCGCAAACGATCATGGATCTTCGCCGGAAGATAGGCGGGCTGGAAAACGAGAACGGACGGCTCAAGCAGGAAATCGTCGGCCTTCAGAAAGCCCAGGAGGAAAAAGTCCAGAAGGTCAGCAAGACCTACGAGGACCTCCTCGTGAAAATGAAGGGGGAAATCGCAAAGGGAGAGGTCACCATATCCGAGTTGAAAGGCAAACTGACCGTAAACATGGTCGACGCCATCCTCTTCGATTCCGGGAAGGCGGAGGTGAAGGAGGAAGGACAGGCTGTTCTTATGAAAGTCATCTCGATACTGAAGGACGTGAAGGACAAGTCTATCCGGACGGAAGGGCACACGGACAACGTACCGATAATCGGGATGCTCGCGAAAAAATACCCC comes from the Deltaproteobacteria bacterium genome and includes:
- the pckA gene encoding phosphoenolpyruvate carboxykinase (ATP), which gives rise to MAGNGRKRKSQDLGAHGIVNTGTVWWNLSTPSLYEHALQRREGLLAHRGPLVVHTGEYTGRSPNDRFFVREPSSEKDIAWGKINLPFDEWNYDALRFHLLAYLQGQELFVQDCFVGADPDYRVPIRIVTQTAWHSLFARNMFLHEPDPARLARHVPAFTVIDVPGFHARPGRDGTRSEVFILIHMGRREVLIGGTLYAGEIKKAVFTVMSYLLPPKGVLPMHGSANCSADGNGAAVLFGLSGTGKTTLSADPERTLIGDDEHGWSDKGIFNFEGGCYAKAIRLSPGTEPEIYATTRRFGTILENVVMDTATRHLDLSDDSLTENTRASYPLSHIPKAMRVGVAGHPRNIVMLTADAFGVLPPVARLTPAQAKYQFLSGYTAKVAGTERGIVEPQATFSACFGAPFMVRNPVAYAKLLGDKIMKHDTKVWLINTGWSGGPFGVGSRISLPHTRAILRAALSGELDAAEMAEEPFFGLIVPRECPGVPKEVLNPRDTWKDPKAYDAQASKLGKMFEENFARFAGDVSPEVRAAGMRKAS
- a CDS encoding OmpA family protein, which produces MRKRTWIQAAVIVLALAIGGCTVMESTHVKKVNEADGLARELAALQQKYKDLSFENSMLKARVAVLTSDLEKASGEKEKLAADNKELENVLKAKSDSLSQTIMDLRRKIGGLENENGRLKQEIVGLQKAQEEKVQKVSKTYEDLLVKMKGEIAKGEVTISELKGKLTVNMVDAILFDSGKAEVKEEGQAVLMKVISILKDVKDKSIRTEGHTDNVPIIGMLAKKYPTNWELSAARAINVTRYLQEQGLDPGILSAVAYGENKPVAPNDTPEGKRKNRRIEIILVPKE